The Treponema primitia ZAS-1 genome includes a region encoding these proteins:
- a CDS encoding lipid II:glycine glycyltransferase FemX, whose product MSVSETSVLRKYRGIVSADLARCNEAASFLQSGFWGSFKARFGWNARSFLVSWEGGGGELIDLPLLVIRRPLAFGISFAYVPWGPELPPDFSPGDSEKNELLRELALGLKVLLPENTAFIRFDPPWYTVGAETPAPPIYPPFSHSAADVQPPDTVLVDLCPPEEDILSRMKPKWRYNIKLAEKRGVQVRHTGAEELDTFYTLFRETAKRDGISIHSIGYYQTLFAHCAEYPGQELRLYLAEHNGKTLAANIVLFRNSIATYLYGASSNEERNRMASYALQWKAMEDAKALGCTQYDLFGIPPGADPKHPMAGLYLFKTGFGGRIIHRPGSWDFTYKPLVRRAFSAAEALRKGIRTIKKKKRGKNSL is encoded by the coding sequence ATGTCCGTTTCTGAAACAAGTGTTCTCCGGAAGTACCGCGGGATTGTTTCTGCGGATCTTGCCCGTTGTAACGAAGCTGCCTCCTTTCTGCAATCGGGGTTTTGGGGCAGCTTCAAGGCCCGGTTCGGCTGGAATGCCCGGTCTTTCCTGGTTAGCTGGGAGGGCGGTGGTGGGGAATTAATCGATCTGCCCCTCCTGGTGATACGGCGTCCCCTGGCCTTTGGAATTTCCTTTGCCTATGTACCCTGGGGTCCCGAACTGCCGCCGGATTTTTCCCCCGGCGATTCGGAAAAAAACGAATTGCTGCGGGAACTTGCCCTGGGCTTGAAAGTGCTTCTGCCGGAAAATACCGCCTTTATCCGTTTTGATCCCCCCTGGTATACGGTCGGGGCGGAAACTCCGGCGCCTCCTATCTACCCCCCATTTTCCCATTCCGCTGCGGATGTGCAGCCCCCGGATACGGTGCTGGTGGACCTCTGCCCTCCGGAAGAGGATATCCTCAGCAGGATGAAGCCCAAGTGGCGTTACAATATCAAGCTGGCGGAAAAGCGGGGGGTGCAGGTTCGGCATACCGGGGCGGAGGAACTGGATACATTTTATACCCTCTTCCGGGAGACCGCCAAACGGGATGGTATAAGCATCCACAGTATCGGATACTATCAAACCCTGTTTGCCCATTGCGCCGAATATCCCGGCCAGGAATTGCGGCTCTACCTGGCGGAACATAATGGAAAAACCCTGGCTGCCAACATTGTGCTTTTCCGTAACAGTATTGCTACGTACCTTTATGGCGCCAGCTCCAATGAGGAACGGAACCGTATGGCCAGCTATGCCCTCCAGTGGAAGGCCATGGAGGATGCTAAGGCCCTGGGCTGTACCCAGTACGACCTGTTTGGTATTCCCCCCGGCGCCGATCCGAAGCATCCCATGGCGGGGCTCTACCTTTTTAAAACCGGTTTTGGCGGCCGGATCATCCACCGTCCGGGAAGCTGGGACTTTACCTACAAGCCCCTGGTCCGGAGGGCCTTTAGCGCCGCCGAAGCCCTGCGAAAAGGGATCAGAACCATTAAGAAGAAAAAGCGGGGGAAGAATTCTCTATGA
- the metG gene encoding methionine--tRNA ligase, with amino-acid sequence MKRRLITSALPYVNNVPHLGNLIQVLSADAFARFCRLRDYDTLYICGTDEYGTATENRAAEEGIGPQELCDRYYAIHAEIYRWFNIGFDKFGRTSTPIQTEVTQDIFKKLDANGYITEQTIEQLHCGHCDRFLADRYVRGVCPHCGYTDARGDQCESCGKLLDPTELKEPRCSACGSTPVLKSTKHLYIDLPKLKDRLESWIKEASVKGFWSNNAIQMTQAWIRDGLRERAITRDLKWGIPVPKKGYENKVFYVWFDAPIGYISITGNLGAETTKSQDWRTFMDDWWKNPENVELFQFIGKDNIPFHTVIFPSSMLGSGDTWTMLHHMSSTEYLNYESGKFSKTRGVGVFGTDVMETGIDADIWRFYIFYNRPEKADTLFTWKDFQEKVNGELIGNLGNLVNRTLSFVTRYYGGKIPGTGLLAAGGILLPENTAFWDTVRNYEAAITAKLERADLRDALREIFELSSFANKTFQDGEPWRRRKGEKGDSEGPAAAEALIRDLCHVVRDIAVMIEPYMPQAAERIASFFGLSIGKKKQGGLLPNIKLPALTAKIPELKMILPLDKLITWEDIGHSTGLHEVVTSEVLFTKLEDELIAELRERYSGSQKERQAASQAAAEREAEKAAAPVSKAPAPATPEPAEIPAIPEAELPAAFVKTLDLRVAEIVRIERHPKADKLYIETLDIAGEERTIVSGLVPFYKEEELLHKHIIVAYNLKAAKLRGVESRGMLLAASDKDGEGNERVEVLDAGDIPTGTRIGIEGRELPEPELPGEITIDTFFTVPILVTDHHVCVGGKTLKVGSIPISTKTIASGEVH; translated from the coding sequence ATGAAGCGAAGACTAATTACCTCAGCCTTACCCTACGTGAATAATGTCCCCCATTTAGGCAACCTGATCCAGGTCCTTTCCGCCGATGCCTTTGCCCGGTTCTGCCGGCTTAGGGATTACGATACCCTCTATATATGCGGTACCGACGAATACGGTACCGCCACGGAAAACCGGGCCGCGGAGGAGGGGATAGGTCCCCAGGAATTGTGCGACCGTTATTACGCTATCCATGCGGAAATTTACCGCTGGTTCAATATCGGTTTTGACAAATTCGGCAGAACATCCACGCCGATTCAGACCGAAGTTACCCAGGATATCTTCAAAAAACTGGACGCCAATGGGTATATTACCGAGCAGACCATCGAACAGCTCCACTGCGGGCACTGCGACCGCTTTCTGGCGGACCGCTACGTCCGGGGCGTCTGTCCCCACTGCGGCTATACCGATGCCCGGGGGGATCAGTGCGAGTCCTGCGGGAAACTTTTGGACCCCACGGAGCTCAAGGAGCCGCGCTGCTCCGCCTGTGGTTCCACCCCGGTGCTGAAGTCCACCAAACATCTCTATATCGATCTGCCTAAGCTCAAGGACCGGCTGGAAAGCTGGATCAAGGAAGCCTCGGTTAAGGGCTTCTGGTCCAATAACGCCATACAGATGACCCAGGCCTGGATTCGGGATGGGCTGCGGGAACGGGCTATTACCCGGGACCTCAAGTGGGGCATACCGGTGCCCAAGAAGGGCTATGAGAATAAGGTGTTCTACGTCTGGTTCGATGCGCCCATCGGGTATATTTCCATCACCGGGAATCTGGGGGCGGAAACTACCAAGTCCCAGGACTGGCGGACCTTTATGGATGACTGGTGGAAGAATCCTGAAAACGTGGAGCTTTTCCAGTTTATCGGCAAGGACAATATTCCCTTCCATACGGTGATATTCCCTTCAAGTATGCTGGGGAGCGGAGATACATGGACCATGCTCCACCATATGTCCAGTACGGAGTACCTCAACTACGAAAGCGGAAAGTTTTCCAAAACCCGCGGGGTAGGGGTTTTCGGCACCGATGTGATGGAAACCGGTATCGACGCTGATATCTGGCGTTTTTATATTTTCTACAATCGGCCGGAAAAGGCGGACACCCTTTTTACCTGGAAGGATTTTCAGGAGAAGGTCAACGGAGAGCTGATCGGCAACCTGGGCAATCTGGTAAACCGGACCCTGTCCTTTGTAACCCGCTACTACGGCGGAAAGATCCCCGGTACGGGCCTTTTGGCTGCTGGGGGAATTCTCCTTCCTGAAAATACCGCCTTCTGGGATACGGTTCGTAACTACGAAGCGGCTATTACGGCAAAGCTGGAACGGGCGGATCTCCGGGACGCCCTCCGGGAGATCTTTGAGCTTTCATCCTTCGCCAATAAAACGTTCCAGGATGGTGAACCCTGGCGGCGGCGGAAGGGCGAGAAGGGGGACAGCGAAGGTCCGGCGGCGGCGGAAGCGTTGATCCGGGACCTTTGCCATGTGGTTCGGGATATCGCCGTGATGATCGAACCCTATATGCCCCAGGCGGCGGAACGGATAGCCTCCTTTTTCGGCTTGAGCATTGGGAAAAAGAAACAGGGCGGCTTGCTGCCGAATATCAAACTGCCGGCGCTTACCGCGAAGATACCGGAACTCAAGATGATTCTTCCCCTGGATAAACTGATTACCTGGGAGGATATTGGCCATAGTACGGGGCTCCACGAGGTGGTAACGAGCGAAGTGCTCTTTACCAAGCTGGAGGATGAGCTGATAGCGGAACTGCGGGAACGGTATTCAGGCAGTCAGAAGGAACGCCAGGCCGCCAGCCAGGCCGCGGCGGAAAGGGAAGCCGAAAAGGCCGCCGCCCCGGTGAGCAAGGCCCCGGCGCCCGCCACGCCGGAACCGGCCGAAATTCCGGCGATTCCCGAGGCGGAACTGCCCGCAGCGTTTGTGAAGACCCTGGACCTCCGGGTTGCGGAAATCGTACGGATAGAACGCCACCCAAAGGCGGATAAACTCTACATAGAAACCCTGGACATTGCCGGGGAAGAGAGAACCATTGTTTCCGGTTTAGTTCCCTTCTACAAGGAAGAGGAGCTGCTCCACAAACATATCATCGTGGCCTACAACCTCAAGGCAGCCAAGCTCCGGGGAGTGGAAAGCCGGGGTATGCTCCTGGCCGCTTCGGACAAGGACGGGGAGGGCAATGAGCGGGTGGAAGTGCTGGACGCAGGGGATATTCCCACGGGGACCCGTATCGGCATTGAAGGCCGGGAACTCCCGGAACCGGAGCTTCCGGGAGAAATCACCATAGATACCTTTTTTACCGTACCAATCCTGGTTACGGATCACCATGTATGTGTCGGCGGTAAAACCCTTAAGGTGGGCAGTATCCCTATCAGCACAAAAACTATCGCCTCAGGCGAGGTTCATTGA
- a CDS encoding alpha-amylase/4-alpha-glucanotransferase domain-containing protein, whose translation MKDRLSIVLGSHNHIPYGAGDDEGEYIYTTRLKPFIQTLNQYPKIPAVLHYSGVLLNWLEGNHPELTMVLGDLISRKQVEILGGGFYEPMMPLIPQTDKIGQIEMLSAYLRKKFGKRPQGCWIPEAAWEQQLVGILNTCGMNYTFLEEEHFVSAGLSGLALCAPCISENQGKITTVFPLSARLCKAFATHDTVFVLENLLKEFSPSALPETSPGALLTVFLEQLYTEDAGESPETSYGRFFEALSRFSSDLTFTTPGKFYKTQEQLKKAYFPGDQERKFLINYPESNGIYAKMMFTHTLINQLRGDKSRKQNAREELWKTQGYALFCDTEIGASGGIHRAFLRKAVYKALLGAEKICRNQGKFTPSLLAFDFDLDGCPEYLFQDRNINCYVKSAGASIFELDYLPKTWNYLDTFSGAPYRRTAFADHLTPPEYSFKDAVDHSSEEARFEGTRFCGKENYELVDMDRSHGRACFHLPSGKNSAKDGFYLDLIEMEKLYLLKQDTLSVHYTLINRGKAPAAFKFIPRIDLSFSGDGEELLKVFRSHAQDPEPAIREGAEINNIRGIEFRDIKNELTLSLTADRDFDGWILPIRTQLKIRDLVTDQYQSTCFMPVMVLNLGADERWEAEFKLNISH comes from the coding sequence ATGAAAGACAGGCTGAGTATTGTTTTAGGTTCCCATAATCATATCCCCTATGGCGCCGGTGATGATGAGGGTGAATATATCTACACTACCCGGCTAAAACCCTTTATTCAGACCCTGAACCAGTATCCCAAAATTCCCGCGGTTCTCCATTATTCCGGGGTTCTTCTTAATTGGTTGGAGGGTAATCATCCCGAATTAACCATGGTTCTGGGGGATTTAATTTCCCGCAAGCAAGTCGAGATCCTTGGGGGCGGTTTTTATGAGCCCATGATGCCCCTGATTCCCCAAACGGATAAGATTGGACAGATTGAAATGCTCTCCGCCTATCTCCGGAAGAAATTCGGCAAACGGCCCCAGGGCTGCTGGATTCCCGAAGCGGCCTGGGAGCAGCAGCTGGTGGGTATCCTTAACACCTGCGGCATGAACTATACCTTCCTGGAAGAGGAGCACTTTGTTTCCGCAGGGCTTTCCGGTCTTGCCCTGTGCGCCCCCTGTATCAGCGAGAACCAGGGGAAGATCACCACGGTCTTTCCCTTATCGGCCCGGCTGTGTAAGGCCTTTGCCACCCACGACACCGTATTCGTGCTGGAAAACCTTCTGAAGGAGTTCTCGCCGTCGGCTTTACCGGAAACCTCGCCCGGAGCCCTGCTTACCGTTTTTCTGGAACAGCTTTACACGGAAGATGCCGGGGAATCTCCGGAGACCAGTTACGGTCGTTTTTTTGAAGCCCTCTCCCGTTTTTCCTCCGATCTGACATTCACCACCCCGGGGAAATTTTATAAAACCCAGGAGCAGCTTAAAAAAGCGTATTTTCCCGGGGATCAGGAACGAAAATTTTTGATTAACTACCCTGAGTCCAACGGCATTTACGCTAAGATGATGTTTACCCATACCCTTATCAACCAACTGCGGGGGGACAAATCCCGGAAGCAGAACGCCAGGGAAGAGCTTTGGAAGACCCAGGGTTATGCCCTTTTCTGTGACACCGAAATCGGCGCTTCCGGCGGTATCCACCGGGCCTTCTTACGGAAAGCGGTATACAAGGCCCTTTTGGGCGCCGAAAAGATCTGCCGTAACCAGGGCAAATTTACCCCCTCCCTTTTAGCCTTTGATTTTGACCTTGATGGCTGTCCCGAATATCTCTTCCAGGATCGGAATATCAACTGTTATGTTAAAAGCGCCGGGGCCAGTATCTTTGAGCTTGATTATCTTCCCAAAACCTGGAACTACCTGGATACCTTCTCCGGGGCTCCGTACCGGAGGACCGCCTTTGCGGATCATTTAACCCCCCCGGAGTATTCCTTTAAGGATGCGGTGGACCATAGTTCCGAGGAAGCCCGGTTTGAGGGTACCCGTTTCTGCGGAAAGGAAAACTACGAACTTGTTGATATGGATCGTTCCCATGGGCGGGCCTGTTTTCACCTCCCCTCCGGGAAAAATTCCGCCAAAGACGGATTCTATCTGGATTTGATTGAAATGGAAAAGCTGTATCTCCTCAAGCAGGACACCCTGAGTGTTCACTACACCCTGATCAACCGCGGAAAAGCCCCGGCGGCCTTTAAGTTTATCCCCCGGATAGATCTTTCCTTTTCCGGTGATGGGGAGGAACTACTCAAAGTTTTCCGTTCCCACGCCCAGGACCCGGAGCCGGCGATCCGCGAAGGGGCGGAGATAAACAATATCCGCGGCATAGAGTTCCGGGACATAAAAAACGAACTTACCCTGAGCCTTACGGCGGACCGGGACTTCGACGGGTGGATCCTGCCTATCCGTACCCAGCTGAAAATACGGGATCTGGTGACAGATCAGTATCAGTCAACTTGTTTCATGCCGGTTATGGTACTGAATCTGGGGGCGGATGAACGTTGGGAAGCTGAGTTTAAGTTGAATATATCGCACTAA